GAGATGAAGCTTGTTGTCTGCATAATTTACATCTCTAGTGAAAGCAATTCCTTGGATGGATTCATTCTGTAGAGGAGATAGTTATCAATTGGTTGAAAATGCGATCATAAATAAATTTGAGGATGGAAAATATTTGTTTCTGTGCTTGAAACTTTTTTAATGCAACAAATTTGTAATGTTGAATTTACCTTTTCATCAGCAAACATGAAACGCTGGAATGTGTTATGATCTTTTCCTGGGAAGATGTTTGTTTTTTCAATCAGGATGACTTTTATGATCCACTCGCTTGATTTGTCTGTCAAGGTACTCACAGTGGTGCATCTATCTTCCATATCTGAAGTATAAAATACGCAAATATATTGTTAGTGACAGAGATATGTAAATATATAGAGTAAGAAGTAAAGATATTTGTAATTAAAGACATTCAGGCAAAGTACTTAATCATGAGTTGCAGCTGCAAGGATTTCCTGATAAACTACATTGCGTGTAGAATTATGGGATAAAGGATCAGATGCAACAGGTCTAAGTAGAATTTTAACATTATCAGCTGTTTTGGCCCTTGATAGTGCAACATACAATTGACCATGTGAAAATACTGGCTCTTTCAAATATAATCCAACAAAATCAAGTGTCTGTCCCTGTGCTTTGTTAATTGTCATAGCAAAACAGAGAGAGATTGGAAATTGAGTGCGTTTGAAAGGGATTGGATATGATTCATCATTAGAGCTATGCAATGGAATGCGAGGAATGAAAACTTGTTTACCAGAATGAATTCCaactgaaatttctgcatgaataacatttttgttgaaatttaaACAAATCAAACGTGTTCCAATGCATAATCCTTGTGCAGGATTGAGATTTCTTAGAAGTATAACTGGGCAATTTTGCTTCAAAATCAGTACATGTGGGGGTAATCCTGGAGGGTGAACAGTATTTAAGAAGTCACCGTGATCAGCTTGTTTGGTTGGATCTATTGTTTGATCGAAGCTGATGTATTTGATTTCTTCTCCTGGGAATTTCTGGATCAAAATTTGGTTGACCTCGTGGACAATATCATTTGTAGTAGTGAGAATGACTCTATTAATCATAGCAGAATTGCTGGGAAGAAAGCCAGACAGTGATGGATAAACAATGTTgatgagagagtttaatgaTACTTCATCATTAATGAAAGGAATGATCATAGGAGAAGGTAACTGGATTTTGTCATCTGCAATGGTTGGCTGTGTTCCATCTCCAATGTTTAGCAAAAGATTTGAAAATGATGGGTCTAAAGATGCTCTCATGTTCTCAGTCAGCCGCATCTTTTGAAGTTGTGGCCAGACATATGAATTGATAAGCGATGCAGAGATATAATCTTCCTTTTGCCCTTTCCTTACCACTGGAAGAGTCTGCCGAAAATCGCCACCAAAAACAATGATTTTACCACCAAAGATGTGATCACAACTTAACAAGTCTCTAAGAAATTTGTCAAGGGACTcaattgcatatttttttgCCATTGCTGCTTCATCCCATATTATGAGCTTTGCACTCTTGATTAACTGAGATATTGCACTTTGTTTAGAAAGATTACATGTGCTGCCAGCTTCATGATGGAGAGGGATTTTGAAGCGTGAATGAGCAGTACGGCCTCCTGGAAGTATTGATGCAGCTGCTCCTGATGTTGCAGTTGCTAATGCAATGTCTTCTTTTGATCTAATTGTTGCAAGGAGTGCTTTATAGAGAAAAGATTTTCCTGTACCACCAGGACCGTCAATGAAGAATGCAGCTGGAGTGTTTGTATTAACTTTTTGCATTATTTTGTCAAATGCAAATTGCTGTCCAGGATTCAACATAGAGACTGCTGCTAAATCTTCTTTGGAGACAGGTATGTCAGCTTCAGCTTGGATTTCTTTTGTAAGACTGATAGAGTGAGAATCTGGAATAAAGTCTGAGAAACCATAGTCCTTTATACTTTTTCCCATTATCTGTAAATATTGATCAATCAAAGCAAGGACTTTCATGATAATTTCATTTTCTGATAAAGAAGAGTCTGCTGCAATGTCTTCTGATAAGAATGATCGAAATTTTGACCAAAGTTGTTGTGGATCGGCTGGTGAACAATGGACCAAGATGATTGCAAATAGCTGCCTTAAACATTGTGGCATTCCATAGACAACAGCTTCTGATAAGCATTCTTCGGCTCCGTTGTCTATTTGAAGGAATCCTCGTAATTCTGCAGCTTCTTTAAATGAAGAAGCTAGATAACCATTAACTGTTTTCAAGTCATCAAAAGATGTGGGTTTTCGAACATGCATGAGCAATATTCTGAGATAATACCTCTCTTCTTCAATCGGATGTGCTGTTATAACACGTCCAATGACCTGTCCTCTCTTTCTAGTGTACCATATTCTATCATCTGCATCCCAGACGAAATGCTGAGGGAATTCTTTGTAGAGAAGATTAAGGCTTTCTGCATGTTCATTTGTCTGATTCATTGCAAAGAATTCTGTTAGCATTGTTCGTGAAAGCCTGTCGTCTGTAATTATATCTGTCAATGGACGATTCTCATCAAAGCACATTGATTGGTagttttgaagatgtaaatgaAGCAAAATAACCAATGGATTGATAACATtgagatcaaaagcatatatccTCCAGATAGCTTCAGGTGCACATACCCATCTTGcagattgaaaattttttatctcaTCAATGATTTGATTTGCTTGCTCAGCTGTCAACTGGTACATCACCCTATCATGGCCCTTGTATATGTATTTGTAGATGTACTTGACAGCTTCGATGGCAGAACATATTTCAACATTGATGTGACAGTCATATTTTGCAAGAAGATATGGATTGTAAGGGACAATCCATCGATTATCTAACTCATGTTCTCTGATATAGATCTTGCTACCATCATCCCGTCTTCTGTATATAGGATATGAATTTTTCCCATGCTTTGTGTACTCAGAAAAATCTTTCGGATAGTTATTTCTGCACTTGTGATTCTGTTTCATACAAGGATTACTTGGATTCATTGATCCACATGGTCCATGAAGCATGTGCTTTATAACCAAAGAATATAAGTATGGTGTTTTGTGTCTATCAGGAAGCTCTGCACAAACAATTTTGTCGTATTCTTCTGGCGAGAACATCTTTGATTGTTCCTTTAAGATGATCAGGAAATGAGCATGTGGCAAATCTCTTTTTTGGAATTCGATAACATAAGTGTAAGCAGCAACATGACCAAATAGATGTTTCTTGAAAAgatcttctttcaattgctctATTTTTGCACGAAATATCCGTGTTATCAAATCAGGCCGATTCTGAGCTTCATCTGTGTCAAGCAAATGGTTCTTTATTTCAGGCCAAGATGGATTGCAGGTCATTGTGAGGAAGATATCTGGCTTTCCATAACGTTGTACAAGGGTCATAGCATCCATATATCGCCGTCGCATATCTCTTGGCCCTCCTATAAAACTTGCAGGCAGAATGATGCGTTTTCCTACATCTGATGCATTTGTGTTCCCTTTTGCTATGATATCCAGCAATCCTTGATAAGCCTCTGTTCTCAATTTGTTCTGTTTGCTTTTGTGAAATTCAAGGCGTGATGTCTCTAATTTCACATAGCTATCAACAGAATATTGCTGGAATAAACGGCCGATATGCAGCAAGTTTGACTGATCTCCATCTCGCATTTGGAATTTGTAAGCATAATATTCTCTGCATGAGACAGTTGgtctttgttttattttttttggcagCTGTTAAGATTAGAAAAATGTAAGAAGGAGGTCACTTGTATATGAGAGTAAATAAGAATCAGAGattataaatatttgtaattggAGTTATACCTGTTTGTTCTGCAGAAAATAGCTGCTCTATATCATTGCATTCATTGATAGAAACCAAGTTTTCCTTTTCACAAGTCTGATGGGGTTGTTGAAGAATCtgagtttttgtttttctaagaATTCCAGGATGCCATCCAGTTTCTCCACGAGCAAATATCAGTGGATACTGTAATGTGTCATAACAACCATAATATTGCTTGACTATTTTTCTATCTCCTGTCTTTGTACAGATTTCAATTTCTCTTGAACTGTCTCCATTAACACTGTCACTCTCTGACCAAATTGCTGCAACTTGAGACACCGAAGGAACATTGAAAACACGTTGATCTAATCCAGGATTGGATTTCaggaaaattttgtatttatcaATGTCTTCAATATCTGCCAATTTTCGGATAAAGAGAGAATAAGGATTGTCATCAAGGACAGATTTTAGTTGCTGAACAATCGAGTCCTTGAATTTGCTTGACAGAGCCATTCTATTCTGTATCTCATGTTCTGTATCATAAAAATAAAGCTGGAGATTCGATGCTTTTTCACCAATAGAAGGTTTGAGTGGATTGACAAAATGATAAATCTGTCCTTGAACTCGAAATGTGTAGATGCCTCTGTTTCTTTTGCTGAGCTCCTTGTCATAATGAACTCCCAATGATGTGAAAGCAAACATATTATTGTAACTCCTGATACATTGTCTGAATTCAATACTTTCAGGAGTGTTTCCTTTATAGAGTTGCAGCAACTTATCCGGCATTTTTGTTTCTGCTAGATGAACTTCTCTTGATGCACAACAAAATCTTGGTGGTTCCATATAAAACCGTTTAGCATGACAATGTGGACAATCTGGAACAGATGGGAGGATGGTTGGTTCTAATGGTATTTGTTGGAGCAATGGCGTATTTTTTCTGCGGCGTATAGGGGCTAGAAGAATTGAATAGGAATTTTGATAAGCTATAATAGGAAGATAGAAAAGCTTTCTATTATGTATAAAgagataaaactaaggaaaaatgtaTTAAAGACTGTTGTCCCACCAGGTTGATTTTGGATAGTTGAGGATGAATTTGATGGTTCTGTCATTAACGTTGACTGTGCTGAAAATTGATTAATATAATTTCAGCTATAAAAGTGAGAGAAAACCAGACTGAAAAATTgatatgtattataattatatattattcaGTAGTTATGGAGGTTATTAAAATAGGCAGAAAGCGTACATGTAGAAATGGGACAATTGAACCACTGAATACTAATATCAGATGACGATGAAGCAAAGAGGTCTTGTAAGACAGGATCATTCACTGCAGGAAGattgtctatatatatatatatatgaatgaaAGAATCAGCAATTTGGATATTATTGAGATGATAAGTAAGCAGGGAGAAAAATTATACAAAAGAGTGAAAAAGGAAATAGGTACATGGATCAATGTGAGATATAGCTGATGTAGATAAACTGTCCAGTATGTGATGAAATTCTGGAGCAGGTAAGGGAAAGCATGAGGAGACACTTGGAACAAAGGAGGATGATGGCAGAAGAGCATCAAGAGATTGATGATGGAAAGAGCTGGTAGCTTGTGATGCATTAGTGTAAATAAGGACATCAATTAAATGGTCGTCATGCTCTGAAGAAATAGGGACACGAGAAACATCTCCGACACTAACAGCATGTGCTGGATGAAGTGGAATAGATTCTGTGTTTTTGCTAGTCATCTGTGTAACATGTTGCTGGCATCTGATTATTTCTGCAGCATATCTTTCTCGGCGTCGTCGATTATTTTCGATGCGGTATTCATCTTGGGAGGAAAATTTACGTTTTCGAGGCATACTAAATAAAAGTAATGAACACAGAGAAATATATGGTATAATTAACAGCATCAATGATTATATATGCTAGTTGATCAATTATCTGAGGgaaaatgagaaatataatggtGCAGAAATGACAATGACTATGGAGGTAGAAAGTAATGTAAAAGATAACATCAGAATAAGGATATAGAAACGTCATATAAGGCAGCAGGATATAGAGTTTGTATAAAATAGCAAAAGGGATATAAAATTATAGTGTTACCTTATATCTGATATCAAAAAGCTATGAAGAAACGGAAGAAGGAGGAGATGACAGAAGAGCCTGTAACTGAAATATATAAAAATGGTTAGTAAAATGAAATCAAAAGTAGAGGGAAAAAGTATAACAAGAATATGaataaaaatcaagaagaagaatTTAGAGTAAAATGGAATGTCGCAGAACATAAAACCATCATGCATGCAATGAATCTAAGAAATAGGGATGGCAAATTAAGGAGCTATTATACACATTGGTTTCTAAGATGGAACATaggagaaattttttttttaaaaaaagtggaCGGAAGGGATAGTATAAAAGGCTGGTATCAAAAGGAAGCTAAGAAAATAAGATGTAAATGACATGGGAATTACAGTGGTAAAATACAATGGGTAAAAGTACGGACAAGGGTGCTAAAAAAAGCAGataaccaaaaaaagaaagaatcttgCATGGCTAGAAAGCAAGGGATTTGTTACGAGGGAAAAGCATGCAAGGGAGGTATAAATGCATCATCATAAATAAGAGTAATAACACATAACGATAGAAGTACATATCCGACGAAGgtataagaaggaaaaatgaCAGAGAGGTTATTAATGGAAGAAAAGCAGTGATTGATGAGATATATAAACAACATAAGCGAAACAAACTAActgtaaaataaaaatagagaTTTATAGAAGAAAACTAACAATAAGAGAGTAATTTACCAGGTAGAAATTGCAGGAAGAAAGATAGAGCAAAATAGGCAAAACAGGAACGAGAGGAACTTGCAGTATAGTTGGACGAAGAAGCTTAGCTGTGAAAGATAGCAGGATGGAAAGAAGTGGAATAATAAATTGAGTAAAATGGCAACTTGATGACAACAAAGATCGGACGGCTAGAAGAGTGGGAGGAATAAGAATAAGTATATCATGAATGGTGATAAGCACTTGCAAGTACCAAACAATCAAGtggatgcatttaatgaagATTAGATAGTGAAAGAGATTGatgtgaaagaaaaatgaaaaagcagTATGAATGCAATTAGGTGAATAACACGTGGTTAAACAGTAGTTTGAATAGCAAATGAAGACATCAGTACATTAAATATCAATTAAATATCAATTAGACAATGAAAGAGCCGACAATACAAAAGGCAATTCAAGAAAAGAGGAAATGGGCAAGATGGAATTCTATAGAAAATGGATAAAGTATCACTATTAACATTTTTGAAATACATGAAAACAATCTTAGATTTTTTTCGAGAAAGAATGTAATTAATAATCATCTTTTTTGGACAAGGATTTTGGGGAAAAAagattttatatatttatttatttaaagaTAAATATATAGGTAATTATTGTTCTGCGTTTGCTATATTTGTTTGATGTCAGTCAGacttaaaatgtaaaaattataagttGATAATTTAATATATTGTCAAAtacaggaaaatgattttaCATTTGTAAAAATAAGAATGCAATTACTAATCCCTTGTTTAGCCTAGGATTTTTTCGTAAACAAAATTGTGCATTTATTTATAAACAGATATGTAACTAATTATCGCTTTATACTTGCTATATTTGTTTTATGATGCTTACATTTCAAATGTCAAATTGGTTATCTTTAAAATGTCAAATTTATAAGCTAATAATTTAATATATCTAACAAAGATCATTAAAGTAGgatttttatatgaatataacgCAACACAAAATAGAACAATTGGTTTATAATTTATtgggtaaataagaaaatttataagCTAATAATTTAATATATCTAACAAAGATTATTAAAGTAGgatttttatatgaatataaggcAACACAAAATAGAACAATTGGTTTATAATTTATTGCGTAAATAAGaagtttttgttttggtttattttggtggCGAAATGAATATACAAACTTTCTACAATTTTTTTGcaggggaaaaaggaaaaatgcaagcAATTAATATATGTAGATTATAAAGCGAAACTTTGTAAAAAATTGATCGGCTAATATATATTCAAATTTTGCGGAGAATTCATAGGCTAATACAAAAGTGCGCACAAGtaatatatgtatattgtaAATTTATATGTAAATGGATGTAAATTCGCAGGAGGAATATAAGAGGGAAAGACCAGAAAGTGCAAATAAGAGGCAAAGACCACAAAGTGCAAATAAGAGACAAAGACCACAAAGTACAAAATTGGGATGTTAATTACAATGGAACGAAGATAGGAGGGCATAATTGGAACGTAAAAGGTCACAAAATCAGAAATGCGGACGGCAATCGTGCAAGATAGTTGAGGACACGGCGTGTGAAAAGACAGAAGAGGCAAAAATGAGCAGCAAATTACAAGGAAACCAGTACAATACACTGTAGCAAAGCCTTGGCGGCTTTATGTAGTTTAGGATATTAGGTAAATCACACTATCCTCCCCTCTAATTTTAGCAATTCTTCTCTTGTTTGTTCAAAAACTTCCCCTAAAAGATTAAGTAATTTTGTAATAAATTGGCTTCAATGTATCAAAAATGCCACATGAGTAATTATTAATGAAGTCTAAgtgttttcaaaaaaaaaaaaaagaataggatGGGTTATAATTTCCTTTCATCAAAATTTAAGGTTGGATAAAATTGATAACACTTAATGTATGTATGGCTATAAAAGTTAGCTCtccaccaattttttttttttaactaagtgcttgtatttttaaaatatttttgttttaaatctCTCTTTTCTACTTTTCCATGAATAAATAATATAGATTAGAATTCAAAATTCTTGTTATAACAACTCTTTTTTGTTTGATATATGGAACATGAACAAGACAAGTAAAGGGTAAAATTACAAAGTGAAAACTATCATAAATGCTTATTGGATACAGAGCAATGATGAAGGAGATCCATCTTATTTTGAAATCAAGGGGCGAGATCTCtaattttggagaaaactaGAGGGGAGGATATTGTAATTTACCCTATAATATAATAAAGGGTTCATTACATTTACCTTCCCTACTAGTGTGAATATCCGTGCTGCGCACGGTGCTGatattataaaaaaatgaaaataaaagggtgaatt
Above is a genomic segment from Coffea eugenioides isolate CCC68of chromosome 5, Ceug_1.0, whole genome shotgun sequence containing:
- the LOC113771569 gene encoding uncharacterized protein LOC113771569; this encodes MRDGDQSNLLHIGRLFQQYSVDSYVKLETSRLEFHKSKQNKLRTEAYQGLLDIIAKGNTNASDVGKRIILPASFIGGPRDMRRRYMDAMTLVQRYGKPDIFLTMTCNPSWPEIKNHLLDTDEAQNRPDLITRIFRAKIEQLKEDLFKKHLFGHVAAYTYVIEFQKRDLPHAHFLIILKEQSKMFSPEEYDKIVCAELPDRHKTPYLYSLVIKHMLHGPCGSMNPSNPCMKQNHKCRNNYPKDFSEYTKHGKNSYPIYRRRDDGSKIYIREHELDNRWIVPYNPYLLAKYDCHINVEICSAIEAVKYIYKYIYKGHDRVMYQLTAEQANQIIDEIKNFQSARWVCAPEAIWRIYAFDLNVINPLVILLHLHLQNYQSMCFDENRPLTDIITDDRLSRTMLTEFFAMNQTNEHAESLNLLYKEFPQHFVWDADDRIWYTRKRGQVIGRVITAHPIEEERYYLRILLMHVRKPTSFDDLKTVNGYLASSFKEAAELRGFLQIDNGAEECLSEAVVYGMPQCLRQLFAIILVHCSPADPQQLWSKFRSFLSEDIAADSSLSENEIIMKVLALIDQYLQIMGKSIKDYGFSDFIPDSHSISLTKEIQAEADIPVSKEDLAAVSMLNPGQQFAFDKIMQKVNTNTPAAFFIDGPGGTGKSFLYKALLATIRSKEDIALATATSGAAASILPGGRTAHSRFKIPLHHEAGSTCNLSKQSAISQLIKSAKLIIWDEAAMAKKYAIESLDKFLRDLLSCDHIFGGKIIVFGGDFRQTLPVVRKGQKEDYISASLINSYVWPQLQKMRLTENMRASLDPSFSNLLLNIGDGTQPTIADDKIQLPSPMIIPFINDEVSLNSLINIVYPSLSGFLPSNSAMINRVILTTTNDIVHEVNQILIQKFPGEEIKYISFDQTIDPTKQADHGDFLNTVHPPGLPPHVLILKQNCPVILLRNLNPAQGLCIGTRLICLNFNKNVIHAEISVGIHSGKQVFIPRIPLHSSNDESYPIPFKRTQFPISLCFAMTINKAQGQTLDFVGLYLKEPVFSHGQLYVALSRAKTADNVKILLRPVASDPLSHNSTRNVVYQEILAAATHD